One stretch of Leadbetterella byssophila DSM 17132 DNA includes these proteins:
- the fabG gene encoding 3-oxoacyl-ACP reductase FabG, which translates to MIKWAIVTGGSRGIGRAICRKLAEETPYKLLINYHSNHAAAEETLAEVKALGGDGEVIKFDVADKHSTLNALESWQKDHPDAIMEVVVNNAGITRDGLFMWMNSNDWNEVIQTSLNGFYHVTNFFIQGLLRNKYGRIVNITSVSGLKGTAGQVNYSAAKGAIVAATKALAQEVAKRNITVNAVAPGFIRSDMTGELNEAELKKLIPLGRFGEAEEVAELVNFLVSKKSSYITGEIININGGIYS; encoded by the coding sequence ATGATCAAATGGGCCATTGTAACAGGTGGATCTAGAGGGATAGGGAGAGCCATATGCAGGAAATTAGCAGAAGAAACCCCTTATAAGCTACTCATCAACTATCATTCTAACCATGCTGCCGCAGAGGAAACCCTTGCGGAGGTAAAAGCGCTTGGAGGTGATGGAGAAGTGATCAAATTCGATGTTGCGGACAAACATAGCACCCTCAATGCTCTAGAATCCTGGCAAAAGGATCACCCAGATGCCATTATGGAAGTGGTGGTCAATAATGCAGGAATCACAAGAGATGGCCTATTCATGTGGATGAATTCCAATGACTGGAACGAGGTGATCCAAACTAGCTTAAATGGATTTTACCACGTTACAAACTTCTTCATCCAAGGTCTGCTTCGTAACAAATACGGAAGAATTGTGAACATCACCAGCGTATCAGGTTTGAAAGGAACGGCTGGACAAGTCAACTATTCAGCCGCCAAGGGAGCCATAGTAGCTGCCACAAAAGCGCTTGCCCAAGAAGTAGCTAAAAGGAATATTACCGTAAATGCAGTGGCTCCCGGGTTTATTCGTTCAGACATGACCGGTGAACTTAATGAAGCTGAACTTAAAAAGTTGATACCTTTAGGACGCTTTGGCGAAGCTGAAGAAGTAGCTGAACTGGTAAACTTTTTAGTATCTAAAAAATCTTCATACATTACAGGTGAAATCATCAACATAAACGGAGGAATCTATTCATAA
- a CDS encoding acyl carrier protein, with protein sequence MTKEEIIEITNGFLSEEFEVDIDTLRPEAILKDTLGLDSLDYVDLVVTVQSHFGVKLGEADFVGISTFEDFYRLIERKIAQ encoded by the coding sequence ATGACGAAGGAAGAAATAATAGAAATAACGAACGGTTTTCTATCAGAAGAATTTGAAGTAGATATTGACACCCTCCGGCCTGAGGCCATTTTAAAAGATACTTTAGGTCTGGATAGTTTGGACTATGTAGACTTGGTGGTTACCGTACAGTCCCACTTCGGAGTAAAGTTGGGAGAAGCTGACTTTGTTGGCATTTCAACATTTGAAGACTTTTATCGCCTTATTGAAAGAAAAATTGCCCAATGA
- a CDS encoding beta-ketoacyl-[acyl-carrier-protein] synthase family protein, producing the protein MRRRVVITGMGIYSSIGISLDEVKESLYSGRSGIVIDPERQEYGFKSALTGAVPKPNLKNMLTRRQRISMGEESEYAYLATVQAFEQARITEDFLEANEVGLLYGNDSVSKSIIEATDILREKRDTALIGSGAIFKSMNSTVNMNLSTIFKMRGINLTVSAACASGSHAIGLGFHLIQSGLQDTIVCGGAQEINKYAMSSFDALGVFSTYHEDPSKASRPFDRKRDGLIPSGGAATVVLEEYESAVKRGAPIIAEVLGYGFSSNGGHISTPNVEGPATAMKRAVEQAGIKATEVDYINAHATSTPLGDSNEAEAIFQIFGERNPYVSSTKSMTGHECWMAGASEIIYSILMMQNNFIAPNINFEEPDEVSAKLNIAKNTINEKIDIFLSNSFGFGGTNSALVVKKI; encoded by the coding sequence ATGCGTAGACGAGTAGTCATAACGGGCATGGGAATTTATTCCAGTATTGGAATAAGTCTTGATGAAGTGAAGGAATCGCTATATAGCGGTCGCTCCGGCATTGTGATAGATCCCGAAAGACAAGAGTATGGTTTCAAATCTGCCTTAACCGGAGCAGTGCCGAAACCTAATCTGAAAAATATGCTGACTCGCCGACAAAGAATCAGCATGGGTGAAGAATCAGAATATGCTTACTTAGCTACTGTCCAAGCTTTTGAACAAGCTAGAATCACTGAGGATTTTTTGGAAGCTAACGAAGTAGGTCTATTATACGGTAATGATAGTGTTTCCAAATCCATAATTGAGGCTACAGATATTTTAAGAGAGAAGAGGGACACTGCATTAATAGGATCTGGTGCCATTTTCAAAAGCATGAACTCCACGGTAAATATGAACCTCTCTACTATCTTTAAAATGAGAGGGATCAACCTGACCGTAAGTGCCGCATGTGCCAGTGGGTCACATGCCATAGGATTAGGATTTCACCTTATCCAATCTGGACTTCAGGACACTATAGTTTGCGGTGGAGCACAGGAAATCAATAAATACGCCATGAGTAGCTTTGATGCCTTAGGAGTATTTTCCACTTATCATGAAGATCCTTCTAAAGCTTCACGTCCTTTTGATAGGAAAAGAGATGGACTAATACCAAGTGGAGGTGCCGCAACCGTAGTATTAGAAGAATACGAAAGTGCCGTAAAAAGAGGTGCCCCCATAATAGCTGAAGTTTTAGGGTATGGATTCTCCTCAAACGGAGGTCACATTTCTACCCCTAATGTAGAAGGTCCGGCAACAGCCATGAAAAGAGCCGTGGAACAAGCCGGGATAAAAGCTACTGAGGTAGATTACATCAACGCTCACGCCACTTCCACTCCATTAGGAGATTCAAACGAAGCGGAAGCCATCTTCCAGATCTTTGGAGAAAGGAATCCATATGTTTCTTCCACCAAGTCCATGACAGGTCACGAGTGCTGGATGGCAGGGGCTAGTGAGATTATATACTCCATTTTGATGATGCAAAATAACTTCATCGCTCCTAACATCAATTTTGAGGAACCGGACGAAGTTTCTGCTAAATTAAATATTGCGAAAAATACCATAAACGAAAAAATTGACATATTTTTGTCGAACTCGTTCGGTTTTGGGGGAACGAATTCCGCTTTAGTGGTAAAAAAAATATGA
- a CDS encoding HAL/PAL/TAL family ammonia-lyase, translated as MTSEKHYLNLNHFKSVVYKKTFVEVDESVIAKVEKSFAFLSDFSSHSVLYGVNTGFGPMAQYRVPDKDRAQLQYNLIRSHANGTGQPLAPEFVRAAILARLNTMSLGNSGVNTSVLFLMRELLNRDIIPLIFEHGGVGASGDLVQLAHLALVLIGEGEVFYKGERKNTAEVFEMEGLKPIDIKIREGLALINGTSVMSGIGIVNLFRAENLLDWSVQLSCTINELMKAYDDHLSAPLNEAKLHSGQRAIAEKMRNLLSDSQLTRKRQDHLYTGENKEEVFKEKVQEYYSIRCVPQILGPVADTLKFSSEVLENEINSANDNPIVDVDTEHVYHGGNFHGDYVALEMDKLKIVITKLTMLAERQLNFLLNPALNGILPPFVNLATLGFNFGMQGLQFTATSTTAESQTLSNPMYIHSIPNNNDNQDIVSMGTNAALLAVKVIENAYQVLSIEAITVCQAIDALGVLEQVSTSTRQMYQKIRSVVPTYVEDRPMYTAIQEVKNLLLNGL; from the coding sequence ATGACCTCAGAAAAGCATTATTTAAATCTAAACCACTTTAAATCAGTAGTTTACAAAAAGACATTTGTAGAAGTTGATGAATCCGTAATTGCAAAAGTTGAAAAGAGTTTTGCCTTCCTTTCTGACTTCTCCAGTCATAGCGTATTGTATGGCGTCAATACTGGGTTTGGACCTATGGCACAATATAGAGTTCCCGACAAAGACAGAGCCCAATTACAGTACAATTTGATCCGCTCTCATGCCAATGGAACCGGGCAGCCTTTAGCGCCGGAGTTTGTTAGAGCAGCAATCCTAGCCCGATTAAATACTATGTCTTTGGGCAATTCGGGGGTGAACACTTCTGTTTTGTTTTTGATGCGTGAATTATTGAACCGTGATATCATTCCCTTGATCTTTGAACATGGAGGGGTAGGTGCTAGCGGAGATTTAGTACAATTGGCCCATCTGGCACTAGTCCTTATCGGTGAAGGTGAAGTATTTTACAAAGGTGAAAGGAAAAACACTGCAGAGGTCTTTGAAATGGAAGGCTTAAAGCCTATTGATATAAAGATCAGAGAAGGACTGGCTTTGATCAATGGTACTTCTGTGATGTCAGGAATAGGAATAGTAAACCTTTTCCGAGCAGAAAATCTCCTGGATTGGTCTGTTCAATTATCCTGCACCATCAATGAATTGATGAAAGCCTATGATGACCACCTTTCTGCACCTCTGAATGAAGCTAAACTGCATTCAGGTCAAAGGGCAATCGCGGAAAAGATGAGAAATCTTTTGAGTGATAGCCAATTAACCAGAAAGAGACAAGATCATCTTTATACAGGAGAAAATAAAGAGGAAGTATTCAAAGAAAAGGTTCAGGAATATTATTCTATTCGCTGCGTACCTCAAATTTTAGGGCCAGTTGCAGATACCCTAAAGTTTAGTAGCGAAGTACTAGAGAACGAAATAAATTCGGCGAATGATAACCCTATAGTGGATGTTGACACCGAACACGTTTACCATGGCGGTAATTTCCACGGAGATTATGTGGCCTTGGAAATGGATAAATTGAAGATCGTAATAACTAAATTAACCATGCTGGCAGAACGTCAATTGAATTTTCTTTTGAACCCGGCATTGAACGGAATCTTGCCTCCATTTGTAAATTTAGCTACATTAGGATTTAATTTCGGAATGCAAGGTTTACAGTTTACGGCTACTTCCACTACGGCGGAAAGTCAGACACTGTCAAATCCAATGTATATACATAGTATTCCAAACAATAACGATAACCAGGATATAGTAAGCATGGGTACAAATGCAGCCCTATTAGCTGTAAAGGTGATAGAAAACGCCTATCAGGTATTAAGCATTGAAGCTATCACTGTATGTCAAGCCATAGATGCTTTAGGTGTTTTGGAACAAGTGTCCACCAGCACAAGGCAGATGTATCAAAAAATCAGAAGTGTGGTACCTACATACGTAGAAGACAGACCAATGTACACTGCCATTCAAGAAGTTAAGAACCTATTATTAAACGGATTATGA
- a CDS encoding NAD(P)/FAD-dependent oxidoreductase: MKKEAVDVLVIGAGPSGCVASAYLNKNGVKVKVVEKARFPRFVIGESFLPRSMEHYEEAGLLEALKAKKFEIKPGARFIRGEDICFFDFSVKFGDGWDWTWQAPRADFDMTLAEEVQRQGVEVCFETEVTNVEFKGTDSLTTVKNKEGEAYQIEAKFIIDSSGYGRVLPRLLNLDKPSDVTENSAIFTHVKDERRVSGGEGTLISFDILETQVWLWVIPFSNGNTSIGVVGPTKYINSLPEDTEVALREVINRSDYYRERYLHTEFLFKPHKIQDYSCAVKQNYGPGFVLTGNSAEFLDPVFSSGVCFATESGLLSAKLFLKEQGGQAVDWEKEYSDYMKRGVRVFSTYVKEWYTGNLQTLFFHRPENPDVKKKICSVLAGYVWNEDNPFVMKHDRVIKSMAYLIQNGGSPEEY, from the coding sequence ATGAAAAAGGAAGCGGTAGATGTGTTAGTCATTGGCGCAGGTCCTTCGGGATGTGTGGCATCCGCCTATCTGAATAAAAACGGAGTGAAAGTAAAGGTGGTTGAGAAAGCCAGATTTCCTCGTTTTGTGATAGGAGAAAGCTTTCTGCCGCGCTCTATGGAGCACTATGAAGAAGCCGGTTTGCTCGAAGCTTTGAAAGCTAAGAAATTTGAGATTAAGCCGGGTGCTCGTTTTATTAGAGGGGAAGACATCTGTTTTTTTGACTTCAGTGTGAAGTTTGGTGATGGCTGGGATTGGACCTGGCAAGCACCGAGAGCAGACTTTGACATGACCCTGGCAGAAGAGGTTCAGCGTCAGGGGGTAGAAGTTTGCTTTGAAACAGAAGTGACTAATGTGGAATTCAAGGGCACGGATTCCTTGACTACTGTAAAGAATAAGGAAGGAGAAGCCTATCAAATAGAAGCTAAATTCATAATAGACTCCAGTGGTTACGGGCGCGTGTTACCACGTCTCTTAAATCTAGATAAACCTTCTGACGTTACGGAAAACTCAGCCATCTTTACTCATGTTAAAGACGAAAGGAGAGTGAGCGGGGGAGAAGGTACCTTGATTTCCTTTGATATTCTTGAAACTCAGGTATGGCTCTGGGTTATTCCATTCTCTAATGGTAATACCAGTATAGGAGTGGTAGGGCCTACAAAGTATATCAATAGTCTCCCGGAAGATACGGAGGTGGCTCTTCGAGAAGTAATAAATAGGTCTGACTATTACCGAGAAAGATATTTACACACTGAATTCCTGTTTAAACCGCATAAGATACAAGATTATTCTTGCGCGGTGAAGCAAAACTATGGTCCGGGCTTTGTTCTCACCGGGAATAGTGCAGAATTCTTAGATCCGGTTTTTTCATCCGGCGTTTGTTTTGCTACAGAGTCTGGACTTTTATCTGCCAAGTTATTCTTGAAAGAGCAAGGCGGACAGGCTGTTGATTGGGAAAAGGAATATTCGGATTATATGAAAAGAGGGGTGAGGGTATTCTCAACCTACGTTAAGGAATGGTATACCGGAAACTTACAAACCTTGTTCTTTCATCGTCCTGAAAATCCGGATGTAAAAAAGAAAATATGTTCGGTTCTTGCCGGGTATGTCTGGAATGAGGACAACCCCTTCGTTATGAAACATGATAGGGTAATCAAGAGTATGGCCTATCTTATTCAAAACGGGGGTAGTCCGGAGGAATATTAG
- a CDS encoding LpxL/LpxP family acyltransferase: MNTWDGKSKGTVLGYKIFVSIIRKAGVKPAYLLLFFVASYYFLFLDNQSIYYYFRKRLGYSAWKARAAVFKSYFTFGQTIIDKVAISAGLRDQFTYEFDGVELLKETLAAKKGAVLISAHMGNFEIAEYFFSEIDLDFQINLVTIDQEDTAIKAYLESIKKPSVKLILIKEDMSHIFEINEALSKNEVVCFTGDRYVQGSKFLEDELLGETARFPAGPFMIASRLGVPVIYVYVMKEDNLHYHLYAREAKVKHRDAKGLLRSYTDHLQQMIEKYPLQWFNYFDFWSKD, translated from the coding sequence ATGAACACTTGGGACGGGAAATCAAAAGGAACGGTTCTAGGTTATAAGATATTTGTTAGTATTATCAGAAAAGCGGGAGTTAAGCCCGCTTATTTGCTTTTGTTCTTTGTAGCATCCTACTACTTTCTCTTCCTAGACAATCAATCCATATATTATTACTTCAGAAAGCGCTTAGGTTATTCTGCATGGAAGGCTCGTGCTGCAGTCTTTAAGTCCTATTTTACTTTTGGTCAAACCATCATCGATAAAGTGGCTATTTCAGCAGGACTAAGGGATCAATTCACCTATGAATTTGATGGAGTTGAACTTCTAAAAGAAACCCTCGCTGCTAAGAAAGGTGCCGTTCTCATCTCCGCTCATATGGGTAACTTTGAAATAGCAGAATACTTCTTCTCCGAAATAGACCTAGACTTCCAAATCAATTTAGTAACTATAGATCAAGAAGATACCGCTATTAAGGCCTACCTGGAAAGTATAAAAAAACCATCCGTAAAGCTGATATTGATCAAAGAAGACATGTCACATATCTTCGAAATCAATGAAGCTTTGTCGAAGAATGAGGTAGTATGCTTTACCGGAGATAGGTACGTGCAGGGAAGTAAATTTCTAGAAGACGAATTATTAGGAGAGACGGCTCGGTTTCCGGCAGGGCCATTTATGATTGCTTCCCGACTAGGCGTTCCTGTCATTTACGTGTACGTAATGAAAGAAGATAACCTCCACTATCATCTATATGCAAGAGAAGCAAAAGTCAAACATAGAGACGCTAAAGGACTTTTGAGATCTTATACTGACCATTTGCAGCAAATGATAGAAAAATATCCACTACAATGGTTCAATTATTTTGATTTTTGGTCGAAGGATTAA
- a CDS encoding DUF2062 domain-containing protein translates to MREPSSYRWCVIVPTYNNERTLANILERILVYTHEVIVINDGSTDRTREILQNFPQITVLHQEKNSGKGAALRKGFTYALENGYEYAITIDSDGQHFPEDIPNFLQRLEEKGEPVLLIGARNMSQEGIPRRSSFGNKFSNFWFWFETGIRLEDTQSGFRLYPLSEMPKKYYTPKFEFEIESIVRSAWKGIPVENIPVQVHYQDRVSHFRPVRDFARISVLNTILVTCTLLYIKPRDFFRNLKKKELKQFIKEEILESSAPPHVKALSMALGVFWGIVPLWGFQTLGVIGSAYALRLNKMIAFGFSNISLPPFIPIIILASIKLGTWLITGPEVNEGTLEIEKHLVQYIVGGSVLALVMSSITGILGYIFFRSKVHA, encoded by the coding sequence TTGCGAGAACCCTCTTCATATCGTTGGTGTGTTATTGTACCCACATACAATAACGAACGGACTCTGGCTAATATTCTGGAGCGCATTCTCGTATATACTCATGAGGTTATAGTGATAAATGACGGTTCCACAGACCGCACAAGGGAGATTCTTCAAAATTTCCCGCAGATCACCGTACTCCACCAAGAAAAGAACTCAGGAAAAGGAGCTGCATTAAGAAAAGGATTCACCTATGCCCTAGAAAATGGATATGAATATGCTATAACCATTGATTCTGACGGACAGCATTTCCCTGAAGATATCCCTAACTTCCTACAAAGACTGGAAGAAAAAGGTGAACCTGTCTTGTTGATTGGGGCAAGAAACATGAGTCAAGAAGGTATTCCACGCAGATCCAGTTTTGGAAACAAGTTCTCGAATTTCTGGTTCTGGTTCGAAACAGGCATACGACTAGAAGACACCCAGTCCGGCTTCCGTCTATACCCTCTTTCAGAAATGCCTAAGAAATACTATACGCCCAAGTTTGAATTCGAAATTGAAAGTATAGTACGTTCAGCATGGAAGGGTATCCCTGTAGAAAATATCCCGGTTCAGGTTCATTACCAAGACCGTGTATCTCATTTTAGACCGGTGAGAGACTTTGCTAGAATTAGTGTTCTAAATACCATTTTAGTTACATGTACACTGCTCTACATTAAGCCTAGAGACTTTTTCCGGAACTTAAAAAAAAAAGAACTTAAGCAATTCATAAAAGAGGAGATATTAGAAAGCTCAGCCCCTCCACATGTTAAGGCACTATCCATGGCATTAGGAGTTTTCTGGGGAATAGTTCCATTATGGGGATTCCAAACCCTAGGAGTTATAGGTTCGGCGTACGCACTGAGATTAAACAAGATGATTGCCTTTGGTTTTTCTAATATCAGCTTACCACCCTTTATTCCGATTATTATTTTAGCATCCATAAAGTTGGGAACCTGGCTGATCACAGGGCCTGAAGTAAATGAAGGCACACTAGAAATAGAAAAACATTTAGTTCAATATATAGTAGGGGGATCCGTTTTAGCCCTAGTTATGAGTTCTATAACAGGTATACTGGGATATATCTTCTTCCGCTCCAAAGTTCATGCATAA